One Clostridium estertheticum DNA segment encodes these proteins:
- the yihA gene encoding ribosome biogenesis GTP-binding protein YihA/YsxC — translation MEIKQSEFIISAVKPAQYPTDNRVEYAFVGRSNVGKSSLINTLTNRRKLVKVSGTPGKTRLINFFLINESFYFVDLPGYGYAKVSKSEQAKWGKMMEDYLVRRPQLQKVALLVDCRRKPTKDDLLMYGWIKHFGYEVVIVATKKDKLNRAELVKNNKLIRETLDLDDNEEIINISSLKKIGVKELLGNMFNDTEGDDLTSLKL, via the coding sequence ATGGAGATAAAACAATCTGAATTCATAATTTCAGCAGTGAAACCTGCTCAATATCCAACGGATAATAGGGTGGAGTATGCTTTTGTAGGTAGGTCTAATGTAGGAAAATCATCTTTGATAAATACTTTAACAAATAGACGTAAATTGGTTAAAGTTAGTGGTACACCTGGAAAAACAAGACTTATAAACTTTTTTTTAATAAACGAAAGCTTCTATTTTGTTGATCTACCAGGTTATGGATATGCTAAAGTATCAAAATCTGAACAAGCTAAATGGGGAAAAATGATGGAGGACTATTTAGTCCGCAGACCTCAGCTTCAAAAGGTAGCATTGCTCGTAGATTGCAGACGTAAGCCAACTAAAGATGATCTTCTAATGTACGGATGGATAAAACATTTTGGCTATGAAGTAGTAATAGTTGCAACAAAAAAAGATAAGCTAAATAGAGCAGAATTAGTAAAAAATAATAAGTTAATTAGAGAAACACTTGATTTAGACGATAATGAAGAGATTATCAATATTTCATCATTAAAGAAAATAGGTGTGAAAGAGTTACTAGGAAATATGTTTAATGACACCGAAGGTGACGATTTAACGTCTCTGAAACTATAG
- a CDS encoding PhoH family protein: protein MKKTYVLDTNVILYAPSAILSFGDNDVIIPEVVLEELDSFKKDKSDLGANARYAARLIDKLRLEGKLNEGVELANGGRLRVEMNHYDTKIPPSWSKEKADNRILQVCKGLKEQGEDVWLITKDIFQRIKADAVDINVEDFYEKFVPEYDNQYTGRIEVFVSPEKLQEFYSKKVLQTSTLLNYDENTEEYTTPILYTNQFLIIHSMENPKQTALGRYDGKNVVPLYSKENKPLGVVPRNVGQRFMLEALSMDAIKAPLVIVKGPAGTAKTLFSLAVGLQKILQDNSEHYRRILVCRPNVTMDEEIGFLPGTEQEKISPFMRPIFDNLEMLVDSDEKERYKNEKELTDKIKDLFDRRIITTEAIAYLRGRSIVKNWVIIDEAQNLSPKQVKTIITRVGEGTKLILIGDPEQIDHPFLDSRSNGLCYASEKMKGSELCYQVTLKYDECERSPLAYEGSKKL from the coding sequence TTGAAAAAAACCTATGTATTAGATACCAATGTTATTCTATACGCGCCAAGTGCTATATTGTCCTTTGGAGATAATGATGTAATAATACCCGAAGTGGTTTTAGAGGAATTAGATAGTTTTAAAAAAGATAAAAGTGATTTAGGAGCTAATGCCAGATATGCTGCTAGACTTATTGATAAACTAAGACTTGAGGGAAAACTAAATGAGGGTGTTGAGCTTGCAAATGGGGGAAGACTTAGAGTAGAAATGAATCACTACGATACCAAAATTCCTCCTTCTTGGAGTAAAGAAAAAGCAGACAATAGAATATTACAGGTATGTAAGGGGCTTAAAGAGCAAGGGGAAGATGTATGGCTAATAACCAAAGATATATTCCAACGGATTAAGGCGGATGCTGTAGATATTAATGTAGAAGATTTTTATGAAAAATTTGTACCGGAATATGATAATCAGTATACAGGAAGAATTGAAGTATTTGTATCTCCCGAAAAACTTCAGGAGTTTTATAGCAAAAAAGTTTTACAAACAAGTACCTTACTTAATTATGATGAGAATACAGAAGAATATACCACACCAATTTTATACACGAATCAATTTTTAATAATTCATTCAATGGAAAACCCTAAACAAACTGCACTAGGCAGATATGATGGTAAAAATGTAGTACCACTTTACAGTAAGGAAAATAAGCCCTTAGGAGTAGTACCAAGAAATGTAGGACAGAGATTTATGCTAGAAGCACTAAGTATGGATGCAATAAAAGCCCCCTTAGTAATTGTTAAAGGACCAGCAGGAACAGCTAAAACATTATTTTCATTAGCAGTAGGGCTTCAAAAAATACTACAAGATAATAGTGAACATTACAGAAGAATTTTAGTTTGTAGACCAAATGTTACCATGGATGAAGAAATAGGGTTTTTACCTGGTACGGAACAAGAAAAAATATCACCCTTTATGCGACCAATATTTGACAATTTGGAAATGCTTGTGGATTCTGATGAAAAAGAACGTTATAAAAATGAGAAGGAATTAACAGATAAGATAAAAGACTTATTTGATAGGAGAATTATAACCACTGAAGCGATTGCTTACCTTAGAGGAAGGTCAATAGTTAAAAATTGGGTTATTATAGATGAAGCACAAAATTTGTCACCAAAACAGGTTAAGACAATAATAACTAGAGTTGGTGAAGGAACTAAGTTAATTCTTATAGGAGATCCAGAACAAATCGACCATCCTTTTCTTGATTCAAGATCAAATGGTTTGTGTTATGCCTCTGAAAAAATGAAGGGTAGCGAATTGTGTTATCAGGTAACATTAAAATATGATGAATGCGAGAGGTCACCCCTAGCGTACGAGGGCTCAAAAAAACTATAA
- a CDS encoding phosphodiester glycosidase family protein, producing the protein MRKLKKRGKTKKRTSTLVVLFIVFELVFTAITGPYVLYYGPFKNAKTTVVGAAMTTLTLQWLATTFLSDAKINEIMKDQSVETIAQAGLDDKTSGVKVENKNDNSIERYDIKGKKYKGYVLVISDPTRLKVGYSSKLRKEGQLTSEIAKDNNAVAAINGGAFLDEAAGALWAGTGANPTGIIMTGGKTVFNDIRSENEKTEVVALTKEGNLLVGLHSIKEMKQDGVTEAVSFGPAMIVNGKKMINKGDGGMGIAPRTAIAQRRDGTIILLVIDGRQVNSIGATLREVQDILYDEYGAYNATNLDGGSSSTMFYKDEVINNPSDSLGERSIPSIIYVESR; encoded by the coding sequence ATGAGAAAACTAAAAAAACGTGGTAAGACCAAAAAACGTACAAGCACTCTTGTTGTATTATTTATAGTATTTGAACTCGTTTTCACAGCCATCACAGGCCCATATGTACTTTACTATGGCCCATTTAAAAATGCAAAAACTACAGTGGTAGGTGCAGCAATGACTACTCTTACATTGCAGTGGTTGGCAACAACATTTTTATCCGATGCGAAAATAAATGAAATTATGAAGGACCAATCAGTTGAAACTATAGCTCAAGCTGGCTTAGATGACAAAACATCTGGTGTAAAAGTAGAAAATAAAAATGATAATAGTATTGAAAGATATGACATAAAAGGAAAGAAATACAAAGGATATGTATTAGTAATTAGTGACCCAACTAGGTTAAAAGTAGGTTACAGTAGTAAGCTTCGTAAGGAAGGGCAATTAACTAGTGAAATTGCAAAAGATAATAATGCAGTTGCGGCCATTAATGGTGGTGCATTTTTAGATGAAGCTGCTGGAGCACTATGGGCAGGAACAGGAGCAAACCCAACGGGAATTATAATGACTGGTGGAAAAACTGTTTTTAATGACATAAGAAGTGAAAATGAAAAAACCGAGGTTGTTGCATTGACTAAAGAAGGAAATCTACTAGTTGGTCTTCATAGCATTAAAGAAATGAAACAAGATGGAGTTACTGAAGCAGTATCTTTTGGCCCAGCCATGATAGTTAATGGAAAGAAAATGATAAATAAAGGTGATGGTGGTATGGGTATTGCACCTAGAACAGCTATTGCACAAAGACGTGATGGGACAATAATATTATTAGTTATTGATGGTAGACAGGTAAATAGTATAGGGGCTACCTTAAGAGAGGTACAAGACATATTGTATGATGAATATGGGGCTTATAATGCTACTAACTTAGATGGAGGTTCTTCTTCTACTATGTTTTATAAGGATGAAGTTATAAACAATCCTAGCGACAGCTTGGGAGAAAGATCAATACCTTCAATTATTTATGTAGAGAGTAGATAA
- a CDS encoding ABC transporter substrate-binding protein, translating into MKKSFKTLKNIFSFIIVLIMVFTLSACKSNKSENQKKLNIFLDTTDKYSSNVIKFLIEDFKKANPNVEIKLNDVLGDKSDIMESINLGTEIDVIFTNRNTLIELSKKGVLSDMKSVYEKVAISDRYYDIVGSYGRVGDKYYGIGVVPYSIELLYNKVNLEKLKISYPKNLEQWLEVLKQINGKGIKTPVVLTEEIDANGFLFSLIASKVVNIHDLEESYDSGEESYKKMKVMQEIFDKFNLLTKSSGIDKEPFESGNEQSIISFNNGDAPLLACISYYNSKLNGTNIGIIEDYDDNSNYGSNMPIIINSLVCLPINAKNGDNANAFIKYIYSDEVQGRLVQKGIISGNKIANNKISGMGKIMVQHMFKANDNSILIFSNLPDKIKNNVLLALKRIIAGGYNSKEWEEILKESYK; encoded by the coding sequence ATGAAAAAATCATTTAAAACGCTAAAAAACATATTTAGTTTTATTATAGTTTTAATTATGGTTTTTACTCTTTCTGCCTGTAAATCTAATAAAAGTGAGAATCAAAAAAAGTTAAATATATTCCTAGATACAACTGATAAATATTCTTCTAATGTAATTAAATTTTTAATTGAGGATTTTAAAAAAGCTAATCCAAATGTTGAAATAAAACTAAACGATGTACTAGGTGATAAAAGTGATATTATGGAGAGTATTAATCTTGGTACGGAAATTGATGTGATTTTCACTAATAGGAATACTCTTATTGAGCTTAGCAAAAAGGGAGTACTTAGTGATATGAAAAGTGTTTATGAAAAAGTTGCCATCAGTGATAGATATTATGACATTGTAGGTTCCTATGGTAGAGTAGGGGATAAATACTATGGTATAGGGGTTGTGCCATATTCTATTGAGCTATTATATAATAAAGTTAATCTTGAAAAGTTAAAAATATCCTACCCTAAAAACCTAGAACAATGGTTAGAAGTTTTGAAGCAAATTAATGGAAAGGGGATAAAAACTCCGGTAGTATTAACTGAAGAGATAGATGCTAATGGATTTCTATTTTCTTTGATTGCTAGCAAGGTGGTAAATATTCATGATCTTGAAGAAAGTTATGACAGTGGTGAAGAATCATATAAAAAAATGAAAGTCATGCAAGAGATATTTGATAAATTTAATTTGCTAACAAAAAGTAGTGGAATTGATAAAGAGCCTTTTGAGTCAGGAAATGAACAAAGTATTATTAGCTTTAATAATGGGGATGCTCCACTGCTAGCCTGTATCTCTTATTATAATTCTAAACTTAATGGAACAAACATAGGTATAATAGAAGATTATGATGATAATTCAAATTATGGTTCAAATATGCCCATTATAATTAATTCTCTAGTATGTCTTCCTATAAATGCAAAAAATGGGGATAATGCTAACGCTTTTATTAAATATATATATAGTGATGAGGTTCAAGGAAGGCTTGTCCAAAAGGGAATTATAAGTGGAAATAAAATTGCAAATAATAAAATATCAGGTATGGGCAAAATAATGGTTCAACATATGTTTAAAGCTAATGATAATAGTATTCTTATATTTTCTAATTTACCTGATAAGATCAAAAACAATGTATTGCTAGCTCTTAAAAGGATTATAGCCGGTGGTTACAATTCCAAAGAATGGGAAGAGATATTAAAAGAAAGCTACAAATGA
- a CDS encoding VCBS repeat-containing protein: MKLQIIFFKKKFIYYALAFIVFATMLTFFLLIKNKSLSTFNIVTDSKMLQVDLTGDGIKDILYIKTETDKYYIQINSQDKSYYLEPSKKVNTVGNYYAQWPMRLTLMDITRNNIPEIFTQASINNKAIQHVFLWNSEKFDDIFCSNNNILGFVDSKNNKTPKFLSGNIKDGKMTFISYIFIKNSLKSFDYNYDDNYMGKNTITNFINLMTSFPLSELNISKELFSYDLSGNDISLLSDLSNKKIYFNFQDAVFKDYNWDKQGGVSEIIWTLNFKGTIAKDLKDIKNYTIELILKPSPKVDGISTLKISSISIK; this comes from the coding sequence ATGAAATTGCAGATAATATTTTTTAAGAAGAAATTTATTTACTATGCACTAGCATTTATTGTATTTGCAACAATGCTTACTTTCTTCTTATTAATCAAAAACAAGTCATTAAGTACATTTAATATTGTTACTGATAGCAAAATGTTGCAGGTTGATTTAACAGGGGATGGAATTAAGGATATTCTCTACATAAAAACAGAAACAGATAAATATTATATCCAAATAAATTCACAAGATAAAAGTTATTATCTAGAACCCTCTAAAAAAGTTAACACTGTGGGAAATTATTATGCTCAGTGGCCAATGAGACTTACGCTAATGGACATAACTAGAAATAACATACCAGAGATATTTACTCAAGCATCCATAAATAATAAAGCTATTCAGCATGTATTCCTCTGGAATAGTGAAAAATTTGATGATATATTTTGCAGCAACAATAATATTTTAGGTTTTGTTGACAGTAAAAATAATAAAACGCCCAAATTTTTATCTGGAAATATTAAAGATGGTAAAATGACTTTTATAAGTTATATTTTCATTAAAAATAGCTTGAAATCTTTTGACTATAACTATGATGATAATTATATGGGCAAAAACACAATAACAAATTTCATAAATCTTATGACAAGCTTCCCACTATCTGAATTAAATATATCAAAAGAACTTTTCTCATATGATTTAAGTGGTAATGATATATCATTATTAAGCGATTTATCAAACAAAAAAATATATTTCAACTTCCAAGATGCTGTTTTTAAGGATTATAATTGGGACAAACAGGGAGGCGTCAGTGAAATTATCTGGACCTTAAACTTTAAAGGAACTATTGCCAAGGATTTAAAGGACATAAAAAACTATACCATAGAATTAATTCTTAAACCCTCACCTAAGGTTGATGGTATTTCTACTTTAAAGATTAGTTCTATAAGTATTAAGTGA
- a CDS encoding polymer-forming cytoskeletal protein — protein sequence MFNNKEKDVNRIETLIGDQCFIIGSLNVNGLIKIDGSIDGDIFCEDDVILGESGHIKGNTVCNNAYINGTLHGNICCKDTLSIESCGKVKGDISVKKLMISEGGILDGKCTMISYDVPNSDTNNL from the coding sequence ATGTTTAATAATAAGGAAAAAGATGTAAATAGAATTGAAACATTAATTGGAGATCAGTGTTTTATAATTGGATCTTTGAACGTAAATGGACTTATAAAAATAGATGGTTCTATTGATGGAGACATATTTTGTGAAGATGATGTAATACTAGGAGAATCTGGACACATAAAAGGCAATACAGTGTGTAATAATGCTTATATAAATGGAACACTGCATGGAAATATCTGTTGTAAAGACACTTTATCCATAGAAAGTTGTGGCAAAGTCAAAGGAGATATTTCAGTAAAAAAATTGATGATTTCTGAAGGTGGAATACTTGATGGTAAATGCACTATGATAAGTTATGATGTTCCTAATAGTGATACTAATAATTTATAA
- a CDS encoding Fur family transcriptional regulator: protein MDNITTIFREKKLKLTPQRIAVYKYLKSTKEHPSAEVIYKALQPTYPTMSLATIYKALKTLVEVELIIELNVGEGNFRYDGNMISHPHVQCISCGRVDDIEGICFSNVTEDVKQYTNYDVLASKIYFYGLCENCKN from the coding sequence ATGGACAACATTACAACAATTTTTAGAGAAAAAAAGTTAAAGCTAACACCACAGCGTATTGCAGTTTATAAATATTTAAAATCAACAAAAGAGCATCCTTCAGCAGAGGTAATCTACAAAGCCCTACAACCAACCTATCCTACTATGAGTTTGGCTACAATTTATAAAGCGTTAAAAACTCTTGTTGAGGTTGAGTTGATAATAGAACTTAATGTAGGTGAAGGTAACTTCAGATATGATGGCAACATGATATCACATCCTCATGTTCAGTGCATAAGCTGTGGTAGAGTTGACGACATCGAAGGCATATGTTTTTCAAATGTGACTGAAGATGTAAAACAGTATACTAACTATGACGTTTTAGCGAGTAAAATATATTTTTACGGATTATGTGAAAATTGCAAAAATTAA